The DNA region tctttattttctttcAACACATTCATCCATGATCCTTCTACAAAAAGCCTGTATATACGGGATCTTCGATTAGGGCTCGTGTAGTAGTATATCGCCATATAGGCGATAAGTCATGTAGACAGCATTTCGACAGCCTGCTGTTAATTACGGCGTATTGACGCTGCGAGAAAGGAGAGAATGCAGCTGgatagagaaagaaaaagatatactatgattgctgtataggcccgatgggaacattgtgatgtcggtccaaatgtgttgcatatttgggtgagagccatctctatgcctcgcaattctgctgcatatacagtatgagtagctggggagccaatgtgaactgcctggcgccctagaggtgaaaccactgctgctccaactccctgttctgtcaagctgccatctgtgtatgcaataatttcagcgccgctatgtaaggcagtttggtgagctgctaaggcatcttcccgagtttctactatgtgggattccagacctgaccaccatggggGGGGttcacatgtgggtgtataacctccagtctgttctgaggGATTGCAATTCGCCGCCCCCACCTTTCTAGCAGTGATGTCAGAGGGTCGTGGTCTGGCGTGGTGGCCCATTGCATGTGTCGCCGTCGCTCCCATGAATtcattggtgctggtcgttggccagagcggTGTATCTCTATGAGGGTGGCCATAAGGGGGgaggtggctatccggagatatgattctttagccGCACGCTCCAGTGCAATcattggaggaggaatgttgagacatatctctaaagcagctcgagaggttgTTCTGAATGCGCCAGCAATCCTGTAGAGGGccttgtgctggatagattccaaggctttcctagcagcattcTCTGCtgccttgaagccccatccagctcgtatgaaccatgtggaactTGCAAATGTGATTTGTGGCCACaagactgctgtgtacatttggcggaggtgGGATAGGGTGATGCCCCAGGTTGATCctgctatggagcagagggctgctatcatttcagttgctttaacttgggcgtgttcaattTGTTTCACGCCAGTGAGATGTTGGTCTAGCTGGACaccaaggtagcgaagggtaggcactggcttgacctctaccccttgcactttgactgaagcattggttgagctcaagggtctaggGATACCTCGAACCTTCCGCCACAGATGTATCagaccatattttgctggggcaaacttggaggcatgttgagTTTCCCATTGTTCTGCTATCTTGTGTATTTGTTCAAGACGTCGgcagttagctgcagcagctcggctccagacaagtatgtatatatcatcaatgtagccagtgaCCATAGCTTTTCTAGGGTAAGCCTCATGTATTTGGTCGATTAAGTCTGCATTGTAAAACAGGTAGAGTATTGGAGAGAGAGTtgagccttggggtatgccAGTATTTGTGGTAAACTGGCCTGTTGCACCCTCCATCAATACaatatctgtgatgcggtggtgtaggaagcttgctatccagttgacagcatCAATTGGAATCCTTCGTTTCCGGAGGTTGTGGATCAAGCGTCTATGTGCAGCGttgtcaaatgcaccactaacatccagggtaagcagtgtggctaccaatgcGCCAGTGCGCCAGGATGCATGGACTCGTTCCAGCAGGAGAtgaatagcatgttcacatgaACGCCCTCTGCGGCCACCAATGTGGGTCTGTGGTAGGAGACTGTACACTTCAACCATATAGCTTATGCGGGTTGCAATGACTGCCTCTAATGCTTTTCCAATTGTATTAAGCAGTGCTATTGGTCTGTATGCCTTTGGATCTGCATAGTCCGGCTTGCCAGGTTTTCGCAGTACCACTGTAGTTGACTTTCGGAAGTGCTCTGGGCAGTATCCCAACCGCAGGCAAGCATTGAACAGGTTGGTGAGGTGACTTAGGAAGGCCGGGATGGCTATAGCGCGATGTAATGTCAGGTTCGGTATTCCATCAGGACCGGGGGCCTTGTTTGGTGCAGCCCGCCGGACTGcctgacagacctctttctctgtgatggTAGGCATCTGTAGTGGTTCAGGGTATTCATAGCCAGGGATGTCTGAGAGATCCGCCTCAGGAGTTGGGGGGAATAGAGCCTCCTGCAGCACctgtgctttcctttctggagTGTCATATGTTTGGTTCCCTGCATGAAGAGTTGGTGTGTAGGTTGGTTGGACACCTCCACGGCGGCGTGCCCATCGGGCTAGTTTCCAGAAGTCTTCTATTGACTCAGTTGCCTCCTCCACATGGCTCCGGTGGCTGTTCCGGCTCAGTTTAGTGGTTTCTCGGCCCAGTTTGTGCCTGGCCTGATggaatgccttgatatcttcctcctggccagaggCAGCCCAGCGTCGTGTGCGGTTAACATTAGCGCGAAAAGCTCAACACGGGAAATTCGGGCTTGCGTAGTCTCTTCGGTTCTGGAGGGTACCCTGGGCGGGAATATCGATTTATGGCATATAAGGAAACTGCGACAGTGGTGAACAAATACGCGGGAATCAAATATTGCAAATTCCGGGTGCCTACGGACGAGTTTCACGAGACCTTCAAGGCTTTTATGGATGAGTTGATCGATCCGATTATTCATCCAACTATCTGACGGATACCGCAAGTCCCCTTTACGAGTTGTATTTGGAAGTTCTTGGATGCTGTGGATCCTGTCCCCAGTTTTGGTACAACGTTGGCCTGGGACGATTGAGATGGCTAACTcaaatgaagaagagaaaaatgagGAAATGAGTGCTTAAGCGTTATTTAGATTTCAGCTAATAGATTTATTGATAATAGATAGTTATACGCTGTTTGTACACATATAACCAGActccatttcttttctgcaaTGTTACTTTGTTCATCAGAGCCTTTCCCAAACCCACATATACACCCATTGTCAATCAAAGCGCAGTTCACAGGAAGTCCCCAAACAACACTAACCAGCCCAGCAGCACCAACAAAACTAAACCCCACAACATCCCCAGTAATCCTCACAAAATGCCTCTTATTCGCAAGCATATGACACCCAGACGTAGCCAAGGTCCTCGTTCCATTAACAACATGGAGCATAAACGGGCCACGCCAGCGCAAACCTCGCCCCCGTCTTTACGGCAACCGGTAATCCAGTGACCACGGCTGCAACTGTGGTCGTCGATAGATCGTACCAATATTTGGGGCGAAGAGGTATGACGTCGTGAATATGTATAGGTCGCaggagaggaggatgccGGTGTTTCGCTCTAGGGCTGAGGAGACGGAGTGGACTTGCCATTCGTAGATTGAGATGTGGGAGATACGGGGCAGTAGAGGCGTTGTTGGGCGAGGATGGATTGGGCTTTTCGGGGTTTTTGGCCGGCTGAGGTGTATCTGGTTGAGATTGGGTATTGTGACTGCTGTGGTTGTAATCGGGGTCTTGCGAGGGCCGTGGGTAGGGCTGGTTCCAGGTCAGTTAGTATTTACCATTGCGAGGGTAGGTGTATACAGACGCGATATCTCCAAAGTAGGCATGTTTCTTCCTACGAGCGCCATTTTGTAGCTCTCTTATGATAACTGAATGGTAGAAATTCTCGGGGAGTTGAGAGGTAGAAGGAACTAAATATACCTCGTATTCTCGGGCACTCGCCATTCACCGATTTCAAAAAACGTGCAATAAATGTATAATCAATAAAGCGCTGATTGAATAATTGAATTAGTTGGATTCCAATCCCTGCAAACAGGAGGTTGTTTTGCCTTGCAGCCAGAGAGCATAAAGGCTATATGCCAAAATAGAGTTATCAACTGTTTTTCCAAAGAAACCTGTCCCTTTGGAGAGCTTTCTAAGACTGATGAAATAGCATGAGATACTCAAAGAAGCAATGCAAGCACATTCAGCATACAATTTTGCCTCTGTTCAAATGCAAGCGGCAATCTAAAGAGCCACACTGAAGATCAATAACGCCTGATGCTTACTGTGTGAAATTGAAGTATTCGCGGGCAAAAGAGATAAGCCTATTCGTAGGAATGGAAACCGTCTTGCCAGTGATATGGTTCGGCACGACATCAAAGAGCAGCTCAGTAGCGACTTCGAGAGTAGCAGTAGGTGGAATGACAGATATTGAGCCATTGGCGAGATGAGACAGATCAAATGCTTGAAATTTTGCGCGAATGCCAAGTTCGTCCATTCCTCAGTGCTCAAAGGTGAATATCCTGGTTATTGGCATGTATATGGATGAGAACGACGACTTTGGCTTTGCCATCAATTTTGGTTAGTCAAAGTGCGCATCGTTGCACAGTTGAGCCAAACTGTCTAAGCTAACGACTTCAATAGATAGAGTAGGACGTAActtttgtttttctgttATACTTAGGCCTAAATGCTTAATCGGGCTTTTTAGCCCTAGTCGTAGCAGCACTGTCTTTACGGCCGGACCCGATAGTGAACAAGTCAAAATGTGTGATCCCAGTCAATTGGGCATTTTACATAAACTCGATGTATGTATATGTAGCTGTAGCTGGGTAAAGAGGCCCAAAAAAAATCACATTGAGGGCTAGCTCATCTTTCGAACTGTCAGAAGACAGTTAGCACGCCCTTATGATGGAAGAATGATTTTTCAGGAACCCGGAGGATGTGATATATGCCTCAGATATATGGAATACACGGTATCAGAGCCCTTGTCTATCGGACGAGTTATACAAAGACCCATTGATATGCGGAGAGAGTATGTGTCAATGACCTAAATTCATCCATACACCATTCATGTGTTTATATGTAAGTGTTCTGTATTATCAGAGTGTCTCAAGCACGGCAGAGTGGATGGTGATACCCTTCTTTGTCATTGTATGTACGCATTATCTATATCTATTTATTTTATCACAACGATCAAAATTCGTGCAAACTAAGCCTTCCCATCACAGAAAGAAACAACAGCCCACTTCCCGGTCCAAGCCCACTCCCGCTTCTTATCACCCCCTCCTCCTGGTATCTGACGGAGTTCTTCGTCTACACCAGCAGGAAGACCAACAACGACATCTGCCTTGCAGGTCCGGAAGGCAAGAACACGCAGACCAGATTTGGGGCCCAAAGGACCGATGGCGGTTGTGAACGGAGTCGTAGGGTCCCAGGCGGCGTCGTTGGTCAACTTGCGGTAGTTCAGGTCGCCCTTGAGCAGCACCAGTTCGCTGTTCTTGAGATCTTCGAACAACTCGGGTGCGGTGTGAGGCATGCGCCAGTAAGATCCGGCGCCGGTCCAGAAAGGGTCGGGACGAATGACCAGCTTGCCTTCCTGGTGGAGCTGGCTCCATTGGTTGTAGAGGAAGTTCACCTCGTCCAATTCCTTCTCCGAGAGAGGTTGGTGCTCTCTGCCAGAGTCATCGGGTGCTGTGTAGAAGTTCTGCGCGTCTTTCAGGGCGTTGAGGAGGTCTGGGAAGTCCCGGGGAGTAACGTCTGACACGAACCAAGGGATCGACTTGGGATGCAGCACAACCTTAGTCGCAATGCCTGCAGAAAGCAAGTAGCCGGCAAGAATGAGGTCGACAAAGAGTTCAAACCCAGAGTTATCGAGCACAATATCCACCCGACGCTCCTgatcctccttctccttctgcgCCTTTTGCAGAACATCAAATGCAGCGTCCATATCATTAACGAGGATGTTCTTCTCCGCCGCCTTCCGCGCCTGCGAGCCCTGCAACTTCTGCAGGTCCTCGTAGGTAAGCGTAGTCAACAGCGACAGATCAGTTGCATTTCCCCACAGGCAAATCTCGCACATCTCCGAGAAAAGCACCCGTCTCGCTTGCTCGATCTGCTCTATTGTTCTTCCGTCCTTGCCCTCGCCCTTCTCAGCTTCGAGGGCGAGCTCCTTGTATCTGGCTGCTAGTTCCAGCACGGCGGGTCGAGATGACTTGAATGTAGACATCTTCTGTCGGGCAAAAACATCGTACCCCTTCCAGTGCTTCGACTGCGCGAAGTATGTGCTTAAACGTCTGTCTGTTGATCGTCAGTTCCACTGCATTCAGATCACTTTGGAAGTCAAGACATACACATATAACACTCCAAATACAACCATGGCCCGTTACACCACGACAAGTTCCCCCTCTGCTCCAGCTCCTTATTATACTCAGCAGCCGTTGGCTCCTGGCCGTCATCCGGGATTTGTCTGCGCATACCCCAGTTAATAACGACCCATTCCCCTTATTCCAGATAGTCTGCACTCACGTCAATTGCCTATCATGCTGCAATTCATATTTCAACTTGGCCAAGTTCTCAATAATGGCCTTGCCCTCTTTCCGCTTCTCCTCGTCGGTCACATCGCCGACTGTTCGGTGGAGGTCGTCGATGGCGCCGGTCTAGGGGAAATAACAGTAATTAGCATGATGATCCCAATTGAGAGGATGATTGCTTACCAGAATAACAGGCCATCGCTCATGGGCAGATACGTAGCCGAAGCTGGAACTGTCGGAGGTGTGGAATTGCGCTGGTGGCGGGGTTAGTTTGACAGCCAGTATGACGATAGAGATAGTAGAGATGCTCACGGGTCTTGGGATCGAACTCCATTTTAAATCTTTTCAAGTTACAATGGCTCTCATGTGAATGCAATCAGTCTGCACTGTCAGGCAGAGAATGGAAgatgaaagagagaagagttGGGAGAGACTTGTCGAGGTCCAGACGGTTTCTTGTCCTCCGCGGGGTCCTGAAATTAAATAATCACAGTATTGAAACGACAATTGAAGATTGATATCAACGGTCTGGAATTTTATAAATCATTCATTGAACCGGATCTTGACAAGGAAACAAAGACGTCTCATCTTCACTATACAGTCAATGCGTCCTACCATTGGACCGTCAACACTCGACCATAGTCTGGGGTATGCAACCAGTGCTTCCAAGGACGCACGTTGAATATCCTCTTGTATGTAAATACCCAGCTCAATTTCTTCAATAATGGGCCTATGGCGCAACGGTAGCGCGTGTGACTCCAGATCACAAGGTTATCCGTTCGAATCGGGTTGGGCTCAAACcctcttttttattttttttatttttgcGTCTTGTTCCTTTTCCATCCTCTTAAGGCATGTTTTTGACACTGAATACTATAAGAGCAAACTCTATGCAATGCAAGAATTGTATTCCAAGACAACAGAAACATCAGAATATCAGGCTCTAATCTCATCATCTCGTCGCTACGTCAAGAACATATGGATAAAGTATCAAAAGAGTTAAGAGGAGAATGAAACTGCCCTCCAGAAACGCCAACCCGCTACTCTCGTGCCAATGCTAAATAATCACATCATAGATAGAAGCGAGTTCTGGGCGTATGCCTGTGAATCGTCAGTATGTTGATGTTATATAGGTGGGAAAGGAAAGGGTTTACCATCGGTTTGATAGGAGGGTGAGGCACCGCCTCAAACACCTGGTAATCGAGCTTGAGTTCTGGTCCCAGGTTGATATAGGCGCCCTTGTTCTCTGTCGTATCGCAATACTTCGGTGCGGAGAAGACGGTGATACAGCGTCCGTCGTGCTCGACCTCGTAACCCTCCATGCGGACCTCGTGCGAACGGATAATGGCCTCGAGACCGTTTTTCTCACAGAACCGCTTGGTGATATCGGGACCGAACTGGAGACCAACGCCTCTCTTGCTGGGTCCACGGCCAGGTGCCGTTTGCGGGTCTGTCCAGAGCATCTCCATCATCAGACCCTGCTGGCCGGGCTGGCGCTGGTTGTGTCGGTTCAGTTTCCGGATGTCGTCCAAGGATGTGTTGTCGTCCGAGAAGAGACCACCGTGCAGAACCAAGTATTTGCTGCCAATCAAAGTGGCCAAGGGCAGAGCGGAGAACGACTCGGAGAAGACCTTGAATACCCGCTCGTTGTACTTGGCCTTGCATTCTCCTTCGAAACCATAAACCTTGTTCATATCGTCCGTCTCGTGGTTGCCACGGTTGAGGAAGATCCCGTTGGGACGAAGCATCTTGTATGCGTAGAGGAGCAAGGCGATTTCTGTCGACCACGAGCCACGGTCGACAAAGTCTCCGTTGAAGAGGTATGCATGCTTCTCCGAGGGGTATCCGTTTCTTCGGAAGATTTCGAGAAGATCGAAGAATTGACCTATTGCCGTTAGCAGGTGAATACAAGCCAGAACTAGGATAGTACTCACCGTGTGTGTCACCACACACTGTCAGTTTATTCCCCTCTTCCACCCCGATCTCAACCATCGTCGGTTCCGCATAGACCAGGTCTCTAACCGCCTTGATGATCTGGAACACGTACTTGCGGTGGATCTTCTTCCCGTTCTTGAACCGCTCAATCATATCATCGATAAACTCCTGTGTCATTTCCTTCTCAAGCCGGGCACCATCATATCCATCGTCCACCGCCATCGAATCGATATCCAGATCTTCGAAAGCCGAAGGCGGATCGCCAACCTCAATCGCCTTCTCGAATTCCATACGACGGACGAGCTTCTCGCAGTCTGCTAGCTTGAGTTTCGCATCGCGGTTGTTGGGTTCCCGCTTGACGACGGCTTTGAAGTCTTTTAGGGCCTCACGGTGGTTAAGGATAGCGGTGTTGGCAAGGGCACGCCTCCAGTATGCCTAGAATCTGTCAGAACTGTCCATCTTTTTTCTGTATCCCATTTCCAATATCTATCTCGCTTATCTCTCCAATCCAGTGAATGGCCGAGACGACTAACCTTGATATAACCCGGGTCAAGCTCCAACGCCTTCGTTGCATCCACAATCGCAAACCCATGCGCCTCGAGTTTAATATGCGCCTATACCGATTAGCTTCTGATCATCCATCCGTCTGCAGCCACCCGTCCGAAACCCGAGATCCGAGTCGCATACCTGAGCGCGATTGCTGAAGAACGACGGCTCCTTGTCATACTTCTCAATCGCCTTTGTGTAGAAATCCACGGCAGTCGGCCATTCGTGCTGAGCGAACGCCTTGTTTCCTTGCACCTTGAGTGCGTTGGCGGCCTCGATGTCCGAAGACATGGTAGGAGGGGAAGGGTGAGGAGGGGTCACGAGACAGGAGAACTAAACAGGGCAATGGAATAATAAAAGGGAGGAAACCAAAGCCTCCGGAATGAATGAAAGACCAGAAGAatataaagaaaaaagaagaaaaatgcagaaaaaaaaaataaagagaGACGATAGCCTATGTTCCTGGCTGACAATGTAAGGTGCCTTGTAGAAAACTAAAAGTTCGCCTCCGCCTGCGGTCGTTCGTTTTGCTCCGAAGCCAATGGACCCGGCTTGGCATTTTCCGCGGTTCCAGAATTGTCGGCGTCCGTTCCCCGTTCCTAGCTAGCTCTCCTTCAACTTTCTGAATTTGAATATATCTACAAAAACAGCTAGTTTCTGAACTCACATCTCATCTAATATAATGACCTACTACGTCCCCCCAGGCCAACAGCGCACCCTCCGTGCCTGCATGGTCTGCTCCCTCGTCCAGCTTCACAAC from Aspergillus chevalieri M1 DNA, chromosome 2, nearly complete sequence includes:
- a CDS encoding damage-control phosphatase ARMT1 family protein (COG:T;~EggNog:ENOG410PGEW;~InterPro:IPR036075,IPR002791,IPR039763;~PFAM:PF01937;~go_function: GO:0051998 - protein carboxyl O-methyltransferase activity [Evidence IEA]), which gives rise to MEFDPKTPQFHTSDSSSFGYVSAHERWPVILTGAIDDLHRTVGDVTDEEKRKEGKAIIENLAKLKYELQHDRQLTQIPDDGQEPTAAEYNKELEQRGNLSWCNGPWLYLECYMYRRLSTYFAQSKHWKGYDVFARQKMSTFKSSRPAVLELAARYKELALEAEKGEGKDGRTIEQIEQARRVLFSEMCEICLWGNATDLSLLTTLTYEDLQKLQGSQARKAAEKNILVNDMDAAFDVLQKAQKEKEDQERRVDIVLDNSGFELFVDLILAGYLLSAGIATKVVLHPKSIPWFVSDVTPRDFPDLLNALKDAQNFYTAPDDSGREHQPLSEKELDEVNFLYNQWSQLHQEGKLVIRPDPFWTGAGSYWRMPHTAPELFEDLKNSELVLLKGDLNYRKLTNDAAWDPTTPFTTAIGPLGPKSGLRVLAFRTCKADVVVGLPAGVDEELRQIPGGGGDKKREWAWTGKWAVVSFCDGKA
- the ppt1 gene encoding protein serine/threonine phosphatase PPT1 (BUSCO:EOG09261M78;~COG:T;~EggNog:ENOG410PGEW;~InterPro:IPR011990,IPR019734,IPR006186,IPR013026, IPR004843,IPR041753,IPR029052,IPR013235,IPR011236;~PFAM:PF08321,PF00149;~go_function: GO:0004721 - phosphoprotein phosphatase activity [Evidence IEA];~go_function: GO:0005515 - protein binding [Evidence IEA];~go_function: GO:0016787 - hydrolase activity [Evidence IEA];~go_process: GO:0006470 - protein dephosphorylation [Evidence IEA]): MSSDIEAANALKVQGNKAFAQHEWPTAVDFYTKAIEKYDKEPSFFSNRAQAHIKLEAHGFAIVDATKALELDPGYIKAYWRRALANTAILNHREALKDFKAVVKREPNNRDAKLKLADCEKLVRRMEFEKAIEVGDPPSAFEDLDIDSMAVDDGYDGARLEKEMTQEFIDDMIERFKNGKKIHRKYVFQIIKAVRDLVYAEPTMVEIGVEEGNKLTVCGDTHGQFFDLLEIFRRNGYPSEKHAYLFNGDFVDRGSWSTEIALLLYAYKMLRPNGIFLNRGNHETDDMNKVYGFEGECKAKYNERVFKVFSESFSALPLATLIGSKYLVLHGGLFSDDNTSLDDIRKLNRHNQRQPGQQGLMMEMLWTDPQTAPGRGPSKRGVGLQFGPDITKRFCEKNGLEAIIRSHEVRMEGYEVEHDGRCITVFSAPKYCDTTENKGAYINLGPELKLDYQVFEAVPHPPIKPMAYAQNSLLSMM